The nucleotide sequence AGCCTGCTGCCCGTACTGAGATGAGTAGCCAGCCTGTTGCATGAGATGCTCAGGCTGGCTGCGCAAGTCTACTATGCGTCGCTGAGTTCCTTCAGGCGCTGCATAGGTGCGGGGGCTGAGGTGCCCTCGGGACGCTTGAAGGGGAAGCCGAAGGCGTCCAATAACGCACGGCCTTCTTCATCGTTCGTTGCACTGGTGACAAAGGAAATGTCCATGCCACGTACGGCGTCAATCTTGTCAAAATCGATTTCTGGGAAAATCGTTTGGTCGCTGATACCCATCGTGTAGTTGCCTTTACCGTCAAACTTCGTGGGCAACCCACGGAAGTCACGGATACGAGGCAAGGCGAGGGTCAATAACCGGTCCAAGAAGTCCCACATACGGTCACCACGTAAGGTGACTCGTGCACCGACGGCCATGCCTTCACGCAACTTGAATGTCGCAATGGACTTACGGGCACGACGAATCTGTGGCTGCTGACCGGTGATCAAACGAAGATCGTTTAAGACCTTTTCGATGACCTTTGAGTCGCCAACACTTTCACCAACACCAACGTTCACCACAATCTTTTCAAGTTTTGGCAACAGCATCGGGTTTTTAATCCCTAACTGTTCAGCCAATTCCTTGCGAATCGTGTCGTTGTACAGACCCTTCAAACGGGGGCTGTAGCTCTTCGCTTCGCTCATTAGAACGCCTCCCCGCTCTTTTTAGCAATACGAACCTTTTTCCCATCACGGATTTCAAACCCAACGCGGGTTGGTTCGTCACTCTTGGGATCAACCGGCATAACCTTGCTCATGTGCAAGGGGCGTTCGACCTTTTCGATGCCACCTTGGGGGTTTTGCATCGTTGGGCGCTGGTGACGGGTGACAATATTGACCCCTTCAACCAACACTTTGTCTTCACGCGGCCAGACCCGCAGCACGGTACCGCGCTTGCCCTTGTCCTTGCCGGCCATGACCTGGACGGTGTCGTCCTTCTTAATACGCTGCATGGCTACAGCACCTCCGGAGCTAGGGAAACGATACGCATGAATTTGTGGTCACGAAGTTCGCGGCCCACCGGCCCGAAGATACGGGTTCCACGCGGGTTGTTGTTGTTATCGATGATCACGCAAGCGTTGTCATCAAAGCGGATGTAGCTGCCATCGGGGCGGCGGCGTTCCTTTGCGGTGCGAACAACGACGGCTTTCACCACGTCGCCCTTTTTCACGCCAGCTTGGGGGATGGCATGCTTGACGGTGGCGACGATCACGTCACCCACACCGGCATAGCGACGCCGGGACCCGCCAAGTACGCGGATGCACAGCACTTCGCGGGCGCCGGAGTTGTCGGCTACACGAAGTCGCGTCTCCTGTTGAATCATGGCTTAGTCTCCTATTACTTAGCGCGCTCGATAATCTCGGATACACGCCAGCGCTTCAGCTTACTGAGCGGGCGGGTTTCGACGATCCGAACGCGGTCGCCAATGTGCACGTCGTTGTTCTCGCTGTGGGCGTGATACTTCTTCGTGCGGATCACGGTCTTGGAGTAGCGCGGGTGCTTCACACGGCGTTCGACCAGCACGACTACGGTCTTGTCCATCTTGTCGGACACGACCACGCCGGAGCGGGTCTTACGGGCAGCGCGCTCGGTGGTTTCAGTTGCTTTGTCAGCCATTAGCTGTTCTCCTGGTGACGGGCGCGCTCGCGCTGAATGGTCATCACCCGAGCAATGGACTTGCGGGTGGCGTTTAACTCACGCACGTTAGCGAGCTGGCCGGTGGCGTGCTCAAAGCGCAGGTTAAACAAATCGGTTTTGAATTCGTTGAGCTTTTCGGCAAGTTCCTTATCACTCAACTCGCGAAGTTCTTCAGCCTTCATGGCTTACACCCCATCTCGCTTAACGAACTTCCAGGCCACCGGCAATTTGTTACCGGCGAGGCGAATTGCTTCACGTGCAACCGCCTCTTCAACACCACTGATTTCAAACATGATGCGGCCTGGCTTAACAACGGCTACCCAGCCCTCGGGGCTACCCTTACCGCTACCCATGCGGGCTTCTGCGGGGTGACGGGTGAATGCCTTGTGGGGGAAGATTTGAATCCATACACGTCCACCACGCTTCATATAGCGGGTCATTGCGATACGTGCGGCTTCAATCTGACGGTTGGTTACCCAACCAGCGCTGGTGGCCTGGATGGCGTAATCACCGAAGTTGATTTCGGTGCCACCCTTGGCCAAACCGCGGCGATGGCCACGGTGCGGCTTGCGGTATTTAACACGCTTTGGGGAAAGCATCCTTATTCCTCCTCAAGGGCTGCAGACCAGTCGTCAGCCGCAGGTGCAGCAGCTTCTGGGGTTGGAGCAGCTTCGGTGACAGGGGCTTCCGCGGCTTGCTTGGCGATTTGTTGGCTCACCAATTCGGCAGCAGCAGCCTGTGCGGCAGCTTGTGCGGCGGCGGCTTCGGCTTCGATACGTTCGCGCTCGCGGCGGGCACGGGCACGTTCTAAGCGCTCGGTGCGGTCTTCGCCTTCTGGCAACACCTCACCGTGGTAAATCCAAACCTTGACGCCAATGCGGCCGTAGGTCGTGCGGGCTTCATCAAAGCCATAGTCGATATCTGCACGCAGAGTCTGCAAGGGCACTTGACCTTCGCGGTACCACTCGATACGGCTCATTTCTGCGCCACCGAGACGACCAGCGCACTGGATACGGACACCCTTGGCGCCACCTTTAAGGGCGTTCTGGGTTGCACGCTTCATAGCGCGGCGGAAGGACACGCGGCCCTTCAGCTGTTCGGCAACGCTGTGGGCCACAACCTGCGCGTCTAAATCAGCGTTCTTAATTTCGACAATATCGAGCTTGACTTGCTTGACGTGATCGCCGGTGCGCTTCATCAGTTCACCGCGGATGCGGTCTGCTTCGGTACCACGGCTACCGATCACGATGCCAGGGCGCGCCGCATGTACACGAACTAATAACCGGTCGCCGGTGCGTTCGATGTCGATACGGCTCACACCTGCGCGACGAACATCCTCACGGATGAACTCACGGATGGCATGATCCTCAGCAACAAACTTGGCGTAATCGCTTCCCTTGGCGAACCACTTGGATTTGTGGTCCTTAATGACGCCCAGGCGGAAGCCGTACGGGTGAATTTTTTGTCCCATGACTTACTTCTCCTTCGGGCGCAGGTCGGCGGGCAGCCCAACGGTGATCTTGATATGGCTCGTGCGTTTGCGAATGCGATAGGCACGACCCATCGCGCGCGGCTGGATGCGCTTCAAAGTGGGGCCTTCGTCTACCTCAGCCAAAATGACGATTAAATCCTCTGGATTCAAATCGTGGTTGTTCTCAGCATTTGCAACGGCAGAGTTCAGGCACTTCAGGATTGGCTCTGCCGCACCCTTTGGGCTGAAGCTCAGTTCAAGTGCAGCCAAACCAACCGGCTTGCCACGCAAGGTGCGGGCAACTTGGCGGGCCTTAAAGGGGCTCACACGAATGTTCTTGGCGTGGGCATAGGCCTCATGGGGACTACGTTGGCGTTCGCTACGCGGTTTGGTATCGGGACGCATTACTTCTTCCCCTTCGTGGCTTGCTTTTCACCAGCACCGCGCCACTTGATCGCGCGAGTAGGTGCAAATTCACCCAGCTTGTGACCAACCATTGATTCATTCACAAACACCGGCACATGCTGGCGTCCGTCGTGAACGGCAAAGGTATGGCCCACCATGTCGGGGCTGATTTCGGAACGGCGAGACCAGGTCTTGATCACGCGCTTTTGATTATTGGCGTTCATCTCATCCACCTTCTTAGCGAGGTGGTGGTCGACGAACGGACCCTTGCGAAGACTGCGAGGCATCTTTCAGTTCTCCTTACGACCCTAGCGACGACGCTTACCGCGACGACGGATGATCATCTTGTCGGATGCCTGAGGCTTGCGGGTGCGACCCTCGGGCTTGCCCTTATGGTTTGTGGGGTGGCGACCACCAGAGGTACGGCCTTCACCACCACCGTGGGGGTGGTCAACCGGGTTCATAACCACACCACGAACGGTGGGGCGGAACCCGAGCCAGCGCTTACGGCCAGCCTTACCAATGCTGATCAATGCATGCTCGGCGTTACCAACACTGCCCACCGTGGCGCGGCAGGTGGCAAGGACGAGACGAATTTCGCCGGAAGGTAAACGCAACGCGGCGGTTTTACCTTCCTTGGCGAGAAGCTGAATCACGGTGCCAGCGGAACGACCAAGCTTGGCGCCACCACCGGGCCGCAATTCCACCGCATGGATTTCAGTACCCACGGGGATATTACGCAACGGTAAGGCGTTACCTGGCTTGATGTCAGCGGTTTCACCGCTTTCGACCATGTCACCCTGGTTTAACCCGCGTGGGGCCAGAATGTAGGCCTTGGCACCATCGACATAGTGCAACCGTGCAATGCGTGCACTGCGGTTGGGGTCGTATTCAATATGGGCGACCTTGGCAGGTACACCGTCTTTGGTACGACGGAAGTCGATAATGCGGTACTTCTTTTTGTGTCCACCACCGCGGTGACGGGTGGTGATACGGCCCTGATGGTTACGACCAGCACGTTCTTTCTGGCTGGTTGTCAGGCTCTTCAGTGGACGGTCAGTGGTGATTGTGTCAAAGTCAGAGACACTCATTCCACGCTGACCGGGTGTGGTCGGCTTTAAACGACGGATACCCATGGCTTACAGGCCTCCTGAGAAGATGTCGATGCTGTCACCTTCGACCAAGGTCACCATGGCGCGCTTTTCATCACGACGCTTACCCATGACGAGACCAAAACGCTTGGTCTTACCCTTGCGGTTCAGCGTGTTGACCTTGGCGACCCGGACACCCCAGATCTCTTCCACGGCCTGCTTAATTTCGGTCTTGTTCGCACTTGGGTGAACAATGAAGGTGTAACGGTTGGCTTCATCCATCTGGCCGTAAGACTTTTCGCTCACGACAGGGCGGATGATCACGTCTTGCTTGAAGCGCATTAGGCAGCCTCCTCCGTGGTCAGGGCCGGTGCGGGAGAACCAACCAATTCAAGGGAAGCCTGGTCAAAGAGCACCACGTCGGAGATCAACACGTCACGGGTGTTGAGCTGACCAACGGTTAAGACGTGCACGTTTTCCAGGTTCGAGAAACTCTTTTCAACATTGAGGTTGCGCTCGGCGATAACGACCAACACAACCTTGTCGCTCAGACCGACTGAGTCCAACAGGGCGATGGCGTCCTTGGTCTTGGGTGCATCAAAAGCCAACTTGTCGAGCACAACAATGTTGTTTTCACTGGCACGGTCACTGAGTGCCGAACGCAAGGCCAGCGCCTTCACCTTCTTGTTCACTCGCTGTTTCCAGTTTTGGTTTCCCGTGGGGCCAAATACGGTTCCACCGCCACGCCACTGGGGAGAGCGGATCGAACCTTGGCGAGCACGGCCGGTGCCCTTCTGGCGCCACGGTTTCTTACCACCACCAGAAACCTCACCGCGGGTCTTAGTCTTGGCGGTGCCGGCACGAGCGGCGGCTTCTTGAGCTACAACGACTTGGTGCATGACCGGCACGTTTGGCTCGATGCCAAAGATGGCCTCGTCAAGCTCAACGCTACCGGCCTTCTTGCCGTCTGCGGCTACTACATCAATGGTCGGCATTAGGCTTCGCCTCCTTGGGTCTTCTTGACCGCGTTGCGGATGGTGACCATGGCGCCGTTTGGACCAGGGACGGAACCCTTGATCAACAGCAAGTTGCGTTCGGTATCAACACCGGCCAGTTCAAGATTCAGGGTGGTCACGCGGCGGTTGCCCATGCGACCAGCCATGCGTGTGCCGGGGAATACGCGGGCGGGAGTTGCCGCTGCACCAACCGAACCGGGGGCACGGTGAACTTTGTGGGCACCGTGGCTGGCACGCTGACCAGCGAAGTTGTGGCGCTTCATGGTACCGGCAAAGCCTTTACCCTTGCTCACGCCGGTGACGTCTACGAATTCGCCGGTGGCGAACTGATCAACGGTGATCGTCTGGCCTGGCTCGAACTCACCGCTCATGCGAACTTCAACGAGGCGACGGGTGGGTTCCACACCAGCCTTTTTGAATTCACCAAGTTGCGGCTTGGCAACGCGCTTGGGCTTAATGGTGCCCCATCCCAATTGGACAGCGTCGTAGCCATCTTGTTCAACGGTACGAACTTGAACAACGGGGCAGGGCCCAGCGTTGACCACCGTTACGGGAACAACACGCCCGTCGGCGTCGAAGATCTGGGTCATACCCAGCTTGGTGCCGAGAATGGCTTTATTGGTCATTGAGGGTCTCCTCGGTACTCGCGGGCTCGACTCACGCGCTCGGGTGTTGCGCCTTCGTCTTTGGGGCTAATTCCGTTGGTTTCCCGCTGGTTTTAGCCCCGCTCCACCCGCATCTGGGTTACAGCTTGATCTCGATGTCTACACCGGCTGGCAGATCAAGACGCATCAAACTATCTACCGTTTTCTGCGTGGGATTGTGGATATCGATCAGGCGCTTATGAGTGCGCTGTTCGAAGTGTTCACGGCTGTCCTTGTACTTGTGCGGTGAACGAATCACACAGATCACGTTCTTTTCGGTCGGCAATGGCACTGGGCCGGTGATCCGGGCGCCGGTGCGTTCGACGGTGTCCACGATCTTGCGGGCACTCTGGTCAATGACGTGGTGGTCATACGCCTTCAGGCGAATGCGGATCTTTTGCTCAGCCATACGTTCCTCTGATTTGCTTTACCGGTGGAGTTGTCAAGGTCGACTTGGCCGTGTTTAGGCACACGCAAACGCGCGCCAATTCAGGCCGGACTGACTAGTTTGCCACGATTGAAAGTCAGCGCAGCCATTTGTTCAAGAAAATTGGACTCCTACCCACGCCAGTCCCTATTGCACGGAGAACACCAACCGCCGACTGTCGCAGACACCACGTTGGAGCTAGTGCTTTTCTCCCCCCGTCACCGTTCATCACCGCGAAAAGACGTGATTAGTTCGGTTGCGGTGATGAGTGACAGAACAGCACGACTGGGAATGCGCACAACCCATTCCCAGCACCTGTGCCATATACCTCCATACATGGAGGCGAGATGAGATTAGTCCTTCATAACGCGATTAATCTGTCCAGCAATCTGCTCACCAATCGCTTCTTCACCACCGATGAGGTAGAAGTTGCGATCCTTTTTGCCTAACTGTTTGATTACGCCGAGATACCGATGCACAAACTTCGGTTCAATCGGCAAGATTGGTGCATCAAGCTGAGCCGCAAGCTGGGTGGCCGCAATACCGTCAACGGGTTTATCACTGGCAACCATCACGATATTTGTCGCCTCATTGAAATGCTTAACCAGCATGTTCTCAACCACGGTTTGTTGACCAGAAGCTGGCGGTTCAAAATCGGTTGATCCGACACAGTTGCTATTTGGATAGCAAACCACCGTAGGCACCGCTTCGGGGTTATTGGAACGAATCACCTCAAAGGATGTCTTGGGTAAGGAGAAGTCAAACGCATCGCCTAAGACAATGGCTTGGCGTGTCTTTCTCTGCAGAAAATAATCCTTCACCGAGGTTTGGAGGGGAACCTGGTTAAAAGCAATCAGGTGATTGGCGTCGCTATGTGTGGCTAACGATGCACCAAAGACCCCGAGTGCAAAATCATCTGCCGGGGTGACAACCGCTAATCCGCTTTGGCCACGACCGCGCGTCTGGTTTGCAATGGCAACGGAGGTGCTTTGACGGTCAGGGCCAGCGAGGCGAGCCGGCTGCAATCCCATC is from Stomatohabitans albus and encodes:
- the rplE gene encoding 50S ribosomal protein L5 gives rise to the protein MSEAKSYSPRLKGLYNDTIRKELAEQLGIKNPMLLPKLEKIVVNVGVGESVGDSKVIEKVLNDLRLITGQQPQIRRARKSIATFKLREGMAVGARVTLRGDRMWDFLDRLLTLALPRIRDFRGLPTKFDGKGNYTMGISDQTIFPEIDFDKIDAVRGMDISFVTSATNDEEGRALLDAFGFPFKRPEGTSAPAPMQRLKELSDA
- the rplX gene encoding 50S ribosomal protein L24, giving the protein MQRIKKDDTVQVMAGKDKGKRGTVLRVWPREDKVLVEGVNIVTRHQRPTMQNPQGGIEKVERPLHMSKVMPVDPKSDEPTRVGFEIRDGKKVRIAKKSGEAF
- the rplN gene encoding 50S ribosomal protein L14; protein product: MIQQETRLRVADNSGAREVLCIRVLGGSRRRYAGVGDVIVATVKHAIPQAGVKKGDVVKAVVVRTAKERRRPDGSYIRFDDNACVIIDNNNNPRGTRIFGPVGRELRDHKFMRIVSLAPEVL
- the rpsQ gene encoding 30S ribosomal protein S17, whose protein sequence is MADKATETTERAARKTRSGVVVSDKMDKTVVVLVERRVKHPRYSKTVIRTKKYHAHSENNDVHIGDRVRIVETRPLSKLKRWRVSEIIERAK
- the rpmC gene encoding 50S ribosomal protein L29; translation: MKAEELRELSDKELAEKLNEFKTDLFNLRFEHATGQLANVRELNATRKSIARVMTIQRERARHQENS
- the rplP gene encoding 50S ribosomal protein L16, whose translation is MLSPKRVKYRKPHRGHRRGLAKGGTEINFGDYAIQATSAGWVTNRQIEAARIAMTRYMKRGGRVWIQIFPHKAFTRHPAEARMGSGKGSPEGWVAVVKPGRIMFEISGVEEAVAREAIRLAGNKLPVAWKFVKRDGV
- the rpsC gene encoding 30S ribosomal protein S3, with the protein product MGQKIHPYGFRLGVIKDHKSKWFAKGSDYAKFVAEDHAIREFIREDVRRAGVSRIDIERTGDRLLVRVHAARPGIVIGSRGTEADRIRGELMKRTGDHVKQVKLDIVEIKNADLDAQVVAHSVAEQLKGRVSFRRAMKRATQNALKGGAKGVRIQCAGRLGGAEMSRIEWYREGQVPLQTLRADIDYGFDEARTTYGRIGVKVWIYHGEVLPEGEDRTERLERARARRERERIEAEAAAAQAAAQAAAAELVSQQIAKQAAEAPVTEAAPTPEAAAPAADDWSAALEEE
- the rplV gene encoding 50S ribosomal protein L22, whose protein sequence is MRPDTKPRSERQRSPHEAYAHAKNIRVSPFKARQVARTLRGKPVGLAALELSFSPKGAAEPILKCLNSAVANAENNHDLNPEDLIVILAEVDEGPTLKRIQPRAMGRAYRIRKRTSHIKITVGLPADLRPKEK
- the rpsS gene encoding 30S ribosomal protein S19, with the protein product MPRSLRKGPFVDHHLAKKVDEMNANNQKRVIKTWSRRSEISPDMVGHTFAVHDGRQHVPVFVNESMVGHKLGEFAPTRAIKWRGAGEKQATKGKK
- the rplB gene encoding 50S ribosomal protein L2, which codes for MGIRRLKPTTPGQRGMSVSDFDTITTDRPLKSLTTSQKERAGRNHQGRITTRHRGGGHKKKYRIIDFRRTKDGVPAKVAHIEYDPNRSARIARLHYVDGAKAYILAPRGLNQGDMVESGETADIKPGNALPLRNIPVGTEIHAVELRPGGGAKLGRSAGTVIQLLAKEGKTAALRLPSGEIRLVLATCRATVGSVGNAEHALISIGKAGRKRWLGFRPTVRGVVMNPVDHPHGGGEGRTSGGRHPTNHKGKPEGRTRKPQASDKMIIRRRGKRRR
- the rplW gene encoding 50S ribosomal protein L23 codes for the protein MRFKQDVIIRPVVSEKSYGQMDEANRYTFIVHPSANKTEIKQAVEEIWGVRVAKVNTLNRKGKTKRFGLVMGKRRDEKRAMVTLVEGDSIDIFSGGL
- the rplD gene encoding 50S ribosomal protein L4 gives rise to the protein MPTIDVVAADGKKAGSVELDEAIFGIEPNVPVMHQVVVAQEAAARAGTAKTKTRGEVSGGGKKPWRQKGTGRARQGSIRSPQWRGGGTVFGPTGNQNWKQRVNKKVKALALRSALSDRASENNIVVLDKLAFDAPKTKDAIALLDSVGLSDKVVLVVIAERNLNVEKSFSNLENVHVLTVGQLNTRDVLISDVVLFDQASLELVGSPAPALTTEEAA
- the rplC gene encoding 50S ribosomal protein L3; this translates as MTNKAILGTKLGMTQIFDADGRVVPVTVVNAGPCPVVQVRTVEQDGYDAVQLGWGTIKPKRVAKPQLGEFKKAGVEPTRRLVEVRMSGEFEPGQTITVDQFATGEFVDVTGVSKGKGFAGTMKRHNFAGQRASHGAHKVHRAPGSVGAAATPARVFPGTRMAGRMGNRRVTTLNLELAGVDTERNLLLIKGSVPGPNGAMVTIRNAVKKTQGGEA
- the rpsJ gene encoding 30S ribosomal protein S10 — protein: MAEQKIRIRLKAYDHHVIDQSARKIVDTVERTGARITGPVPLPTEKNVICVIRSPHKYKDSREHFEQRTHKRLIDIHNPTQKTVDSLMRLDLPAGVDIEIKL
- a CDS encoding cell wall-binding repeat-containing protein, whose product is MKHSVRVLCSGAVLLGLLFSGSPSIGEGNTTVPVDPSSSAPSATPSNPTETPGGQAGSVTIDIKRLSGNDRYGTAIAITKHLYKDHEAKDVILASGEQFPDAITAANFFKTKQAMPLLLTPAAVLTKEVKDELTRLAATKARVIVIGGEKAINASVVDELTGMGLQPARLAGPDRQSTSVAIANQTRGRGQSGLAVVTPADDFALGVFGASLATHSDANHLIAFNQVPLQTSVKDYFLQRKTRQAIVLGDAFDFSLPKTSFEVIRSNNPEAVPTVVCYPNSNCVGSTDFEPPASGQQTVVENMLVKHFNEATNIVMVASDKPVDGIAATQLAAQLDAPILPIEPKFVHRYLGVIKQLGKKDRNFYLIGGEEAIGEQIAGQINRVMKD